The following coding sequences are from one Pocillopora verrucosa isolate sample1 chromosome 5, ASM3666991v2, whole genome shotgun sequence window:
- the LOC136281198 gene encoding uncharacterized protein encodes MERVRIKLRYCLPLLVCFFRCLHTSQGYKKVWTFSNKGLYQESYDEMWLMNMVEETFSYLNISKINSAEVQNNGECAFACLNEPMCFSYNLEASASKTGTRVCELLPSDKYNNSDEVIISQKFHHYSIQTPCSRGSCQNYGTCIPQYEKNSYVCVCKIGFEGKDCETVIKHCEKDSCLNGGTCIDGVISFECRCLQGFSGKRCESGMSINSTILAGNINFLGNLSHFLSPAVGNSSQRLLCHRASTHDWAVKTFHERCDNKYHTVTIIKKGQYVFGGYTDIAWDSSYNYGYTSNAFIFSLRNKEELHPFKSMVITPQLAIYKYKEYGPTFGGGWDIYIADNANDNENSYNNPSSYKLPEASQDPTTILAGTRNFSPDDWEVFYLE; translated from the exons ATGGAGCGCGTTCGCATTAAACTCCGATATTGCCTGCCTTTACTGGTCTGCTTTTTTCGTTGTCTTCATACCTCGCAAG GTTATAAAAAAGTTTGGACTTTTTCAAACAAAGGTCTCTATCAAGAGTCCTATGACGAAATGTGGCTGATGAATATGGTGGAAGAAACGTTTTCCTATTTAAACATCAGCAAGATCAATTCGGCTGAGGTTCAAAACAACGGCGAGTGTGCGTTTGCCTGCCTAAACGAACCCATGTGTTTTTCATACAACTTAGAGGCAAGTGCCTCCAAAACAGGAACACGCGTATGTGAGCTGCTGCCATCGGATAAGTACAACAACTCGGACGAAGTCATCATCAGCCAGAAGTTTCATCATTACAGTATTCAG ACACCTTGCAGCAGAGGATCCTGTCAAAACTATGGCACTTGCATACCGCAATACGAGAAAAACAGCTATGTGTGCGTTTGCAAAATTGGATTTGAGGGGAAAGACTGCGAAACAG taatcAAGCACTGCGAGAAAGACTCATGTCTTAACGGTGGAACTTGCATCGATGGAGTCATTAGCTTCGAGTGTCGATGTCTACAGGGGTTTTCTGGAAAGCGATGTGAATCAG GCATGTCAATCAACTCTACAATATTGGCGGGCAACATAAACTTTCTCGGCAACCTGTCACATTTTTTGTCGCCTGCTGTAGGAAATAGTTCTCAGAGGTTGCTGTGCCACCGCGCCTCCACGCACGACTGGGCTGTAAAAACCTTTCACGAAAGGTGCGACAATAAATATCATACTGTGACCATCATCAAAAAAGGACAGTACGTGTTTGGAGGATACACTGATATAGCATGGG ATTCTTCTTATAATTATGGCTACACTTCCAATGCGTTCATATTTTCTCTACGGAACAAAGAAGAACTGCATCCATTTAAGAGCATGGTCATAACGCCACAACTTGCAATTTACAAGTATAAGGAGTATGGTCCAACATTTGGAGGTGGCTGGGACATTTACATTGCGGATAATGCTAACGACAACGAGAATTCATACAACAATCCTTCCAGCTACAAGCTACCAGAAGCATCGCAAGACCCAACCACAATCTTGGCTGGTACACGAAACTTCTCACCTGATGACTGGGAGGTGTTTTACCTTGAGTAA